Proteins co-encoded in one Pseudophryne corroboree isolate aPseCor3 chromosome 1, aPseCor3.hap2, whole genome shotgun sequence genomic window:
- the LOC135053824 gene encoding C-C motif chemokine 21-like produces MALPVSLIFLAIAAVCAIPPVSSANRNPSDCCLGTKSKEIPSNRVKCYIKQDLSTGCNIEAVIFVTRFGKHLCAPPNEKWVKDLRKQKKKCPTKAA; encoded by the exons ATGGCTCTACCCGTGTCCCTCATCTTCCTGGCCATCGCCGCTGTGTGCGCCATTCCCCCAG TGTCTAGTGCAAACCGGAATCCCTCTGATTGCTGCCTGGGGACAAAATCCAAAGAGATTCCCAGTAATAGAGTGAAGTGCTATATCAAGCAGGATCTGTCTACTGGCTGCAACATAGAAGCGGTGAT ATTCGTCACTCGCTTTGGCAAGCACCTCTGTGCACCACCTAATGAAAAATGGGTCAAAGACTTAAGAAAACAAAAG AAAAAATGTCCTACCAAAGCGGCCTGA